Below is a window of Gossypium hirsutum isolate 1008001.06 chromosome A12, Gossypium_hirsutum_v2.1, whole genome shotgun sequence DNA.
TATAAAATTTCAATTGCATTAATAAGTAAGAGtctgaaatttaaataattttcttttaatattaaaatcatagGATATAAGCTGattttactataaaaataatttaagggCTTGTTTAAATAAACTGTAATAGTTTAAGTATTTTTAGTATATTAGCCGTAACTTAATTTACCTATTGAGCTTATTAGTTTTTTCACTGTTACATTGTTCCTTTTCCTTCAGTGGGATGTTCTATCCAACGGCAACGCAGTCCAAGAAGTTGCTCATATCGCAAACGGATCACATCCCGGCAACTGTATATCCGTTTTACGAGTAAGTTCCGACAAAAAAAGGAACCATTTTCCGATGATGTTCCATTTACCGTACttaaactgaatttttttttctttccaataGGCCTTTAATACAAGTCACAACAACATGTTAATACTACAAGAGAGTTGCATTGACAGTTCTGGTTCACTGGTGGTATACTGTCCAGTTGATTTACCAGCTATTAATGTAGCAATGAGCGGCGAAGATCCATCTTACATTCCGTTACTTCCGTCAGGTTTTACGATAACACCCGACGGTCATCTCGAGCAAGGTGACGGAGCATCGACGAGTTCTAGTACTGGGCACGGAAGATCGTCCGGTGGTTCATTGATTACGGTAGCGTTTCAAATACTAGTGAGCAGCTTGCCATCGGCAAAATTAAACTTGGATTCGGTCACAATTGTTAATAACCTTATTGCTAATACTGTACAACAAATTAAGGCTGCTTTGAATTGTCCTAGTTCTTGAACTGATTTGATTTGGGTTATGGTGCATGTGTGTGTctaggtttttgtttttttttttactagaaggcatttttgttttttgtttttcttttttcaatttaacctttGGAAGAGTGGTTACTAATATTCGAAGAGGAGTCAATAACACAAACGTATATGTTATTTgtcttttcttaaattttaatcttTGTGTTGGACCTCAACTTCGCTTGCTTGGTTCGGGTATATTGATTTCTATCCTTTGgctttacttttatatatattatttttttgataattaaataaaaatattaatttttagaagTAAAAGTATTTTGGAGGGAACTGTATTAggaattatattatattttgctCTATATACTCAAGAAATGGGAGTGTTAATATGTTAAATCAAAGAACAAACtgatcattctgttaaaaattttatccatttttactgttaaaaacctATACTACATGTGGCACACTATGTTTCactatttggttatttagttattttattagttacactaatttttaacagtaaatttttttgaacaaaaatgatCAGTTTATTCTTTAATTCAACATACAAGGACTGATTtgcctattttttaataaaagagacaaaatacaatctaattcCTAGTAtaagggcctccatggtacttttaccgttTTAAAATTATAGTGATATCaaatatttttatcacataaacaAGAAGAAATtagcccatttttatttttaaatgggtTGATTTAGtccattatattattaaaaataatcgaTCAAATTTCAATAGAGTTAAAATTTATTGTTTGGAAAATGTAATTTATTGTTTAACAAAGTTCGTGTTTTGAAAGTTCTTAAtggttttataaataaaatatttcgtTTTAAATTGAACTGCAAATGGAACAttgattttaatgttatttttaaacagtaAGTGTATGTTAGCTCTATAACAATTTGGCTTTATTTGGTTTGTTTAAATAGTATACGgatttaatcaatttattcaatAGTAGAGAGATTAATTTGTTCCAGTTTCAATAATAGAGGTCTTGAGAAGGAATTTTACCCTTCTTGTAAATAAGGAAAGATTCATTTATAATAATTGCCTACATATGTAGAGGAGTTAGCTCCTCATTAGGATGGAAGGTTAGGCAAATAATATCGATAACCCACAACATTCATGCCAAATTTTCACCTTACACCCTAAATTTTAGATGAATTTTCATAGAATATTCCAATATATTATCGAACAATTGAATCAACTTCTGTTTATTTGgaggaaatttaaagaaaaaaggcTTCTCATTATGACCCTCTACTAATATTATATCTGTTCATATGGGAgaatctattttatatatattatctcttTTCCTCCCCCCCCCCCCGCTTTAGCATCAATATTTCGTGTTGCTTATacatatgataaaataatgaaagtTTGGCAAGTCTTAAGCTTTGCCTGCCCATaattcaaaactcaaaataatggttaattttttttatagttttccaTGCGAATTTGCAGGTGATGAAGAACCTTTAAAGTTTATGGTTATCTTTCCCAATAATGTTATATTTAGGGTTCGATGAGGTGAGGTGagaaattaagttatatatttttacaagagttaaaatgtaattttatcattgtatTGACTTATATCATTATGGttatcaaaatgactaaattgaaattctAACATTTTGGGGTCAAACTATAATTtaccatatattaatttatggttttataaatttaagggactaaagcaataattttctattttaaagtgGGCTAAGGGCCTCCTTTTGCTCATATATGTTTTGCTACTGTATCTAACACTCAAGTAAGTGAAAATCGAATGAATATAGTTAACTGAACCACAAATACACAAAGGAAAAATTTATGTTCAAGTTTTTAATTGAAAGAATTTAtgctaatgtatatatatatatatttgtgaattGTAAGAGGATAGTAAATTCTTAATAGTAAGATGACTAACGTGATTTGAATTCAAGTTATATTAAAAATGGTGAACACCCTAACTATTATGCCAGGCACGATAAAATTAGTGAAACATGGTATTGAATTATGTAGAAGAATTTAATTGAAATGTTTGGTgggtaaatataattttaattcattgaaataaatttcaagaCAACAAATTAAGTGTAGGAATTTTCTTAAATGAAAAAATGGATGCAATAAATAGGACAATTGCATTAGTGTTAGGATCTTTTTTATGTTGTCTTGACCTATCTCgaatttttaaacattattttatagttgattaatttttataaaattaaatcaaatacatgtCACAAAATCTTATAacattgaaaattataattaaaatatatgaaaaaaagttCATAAAGctaaaatatatttgttataaattcttataaatttacaaaagtataattgaaatattaaagataattataaaattaaaatatgctttaataaaaataattatagtggacagtatttttgaatatttataatatgttaaataattataaaaattacataagTTTAGCTTCAACTTTCAATTGATTCCATTTGGGTTAGCACTTAAGTTTAGTTTTAATATcaatttggtatttgagtttgaCTTTAATGTTCAATTTAATATCCAAAGGAAATGACATCATATGGCTGAATAAATGTTTGACAAGTTTGCTTTAGTAAAAAAATAAGTACTTAATTAAGACAAAAACTCAGGtactaaattaaacattaaagttAAATTCAAGTGCTTAatcaaatgtaaaaaaaaaatttaagtaccaaattaaacattgaagctaaattaagttaccaaATAGTGTATTAACCCTTCCATATTTTCATTCAGTTCAACCGATAAAATATTGGAATCCAACAATAAACATCCAAAAAACACGAAATCGGACGGTTCATATAAGACTACCGCTCCTCAAATTTCTAGTCATCCTCCCcagttttcttcattttcttgcttCGTTTCAGTCTTAGAAGCTAAATCCAAAAAGGACAAAGACcatctaaataaatatttttattgaagcAGGTAAGCAATTTTCTTTTATTCAGTGGCCATTCCAATTCTACCTACAGGATTTACACTGCCAAATCGAAGAAAATGTGTAAAATCCTCTTTCAAAAGGGCGGTAATCTGAAGAAAACCTTTTTTATTAACTATAGTTCGAATGAAATTCCATGTATGAGTTTTAGTTTACTTCTTTGAAAAATGTTTGCAAAGTTTAATTGCTTAGTCAGTTGAGTTGAGTTGCGTTTTGTGTCTATTGCTTTATTTCCCTTTAAAAGTGTTGAAATGTAAAGTAATAGTCGAACAATTTAGGTGGTTTTAACATGTGATGTGTTTTTGTCTCtggtaaaaaaaaaatatattattagtgTTTCTTCGGCATTTATACGGATCTTTTGGTTTTAGCCAATGTATGAGCTAGTTTACTTTAGTTGGTGGAGTTTGTATTTGATTAGTGTGGATGAATACTTGGCTTTGTAAGGTACTAATAAATAAGCTAATGCTTTGTTATTGCTTGCTTGCTTGTTGATTATCAGCTGGGTTATTGTTAAATCGAAGCAATTTGGTTCGTCCCACACTGTTTCATTGCACTTGAGACTCATGATCTCATGCTTGAGCTTATCTTCGTACTCTTTCTGTGAGAAGATAGCATTGAAAAAGTATAGGAGATGTGTAAAGACGGGTTGCATTAAACGGCCTCAGGTTGTGTCTGGTGCGAAAAAAGATGGTTTTGGCCTACGGGTTTTTGTGCTTTCAGACTTACATACAGACTATCCTGAGAATATGGCGTGGGTGAGGAGTTTGTCTACTAAGAGGCATGACAAAGATGTTCTTCTCGTTGCTGGTGATGTAGCAGAGATGTATGATAACTTCATTTTGACCATGTCTCTCTTGAAGGAAAGGTTTGAATATGTATTTTTTGTACCTGGAAACCATGATCTTTGGTGTCGTTGGGAGACAGAAGATGTAAGAAAGatacatatatattacaaaagaaattgaagttaactTGCTTGTACATATAGATGCATTTTTGGATATGATATTGTGTGTTTTTTTCTATTTGCTATTGCATATGCAATTTTATCACATGGTTAAACCAATGTTCACCTCCTTCTTTAGTATGTTATCCAGTGTTTGCCTATTAGTATGTGCAAATTTGTCACCAATTGATTTTGGAGGTTTTAAGCTAATTACTGTTTTGGAGCCTGTAGCTTGCAATTTGGTCATGTTATTTTGTTGCTTATTCCGGTTTAAATTCTAAAGATATCCTTAATCATGAGAAGATCTGTGTGATTTCTTTGATGTATATTTGACCTTTAACATGTTAGATTATCACCAAGAATTAACATATAATGTTATTTGTCCAATTTCATTGTTCTATGTTTCATGGTGCCACCATGCTTGTTTGTTGTTTTGCTTACATTGTTTTTGTTATATCCTGCTTCTTTGCTGGTTATATAATATTTCCCTTACAGTAGTGCTGTTTGATTTCCAGTTTGATTCTCTTGAGAAGCTGAATAAATTGCTTGATGCATGTAAACAACTCGGAGTTGAGACCAATCCGGCGGTTATAGATGGGTTGGGTATTATTCCTTTATTTTCTTGGTACCATGAGGTGATCACTTCATAAATAGTTTTTCTCAAAACTTGACTATTTGAATTTTCCCCCTTTTAAAATATAGCCTAGTAGAAGTAATCTGTTTGTTCTACATTTCTGCTTCAACTGCAGAGCTTTGATAGGGAGGATGACATAGTTGGCGTTCGAATTCCGTCTTTGGATATgctattttactttatttaaaaagCTTTGATGGTTCATTTCTCACTGATGTTGATCAATGCTGTTTATTATTACAGACAATATATTGTTAATAGTGTAGCATCATGGGTTTTTTCTGTCCATGGGCCTTACTCCTCATTCTATTTGATGAAGACATCTAGCATATTCTGCAtagctgattttttttttttaattatacattCTTTATCATAATGTAGATTGTGTTTTTGTGCTTATGCTGATGAATGACATGTTATGACAAGTTTTCTTATGAGTTGATCTCTGCTGCTTTCTTTTCATAATCTTCCATCTACTAGTTGTTTGATGTTTGGGCATTTGCATCTTCATGTTTATAttcaaatgtttttgaaaactgCTTGTTtcatttttcccttctctttccttgtttgtatatttttcattttatctttttGTTATTAAGTGTTGTCTGATTTTTTTCATCTGGTGGGGTATGGGATATTCTTAAATATGtatcttctttcttttcattttgtgaTGTATAGGCATGTAAGGACTTTCATGCATGCAAGTGGCCTGGCAACCTTTCAAACAGGGATACCTCTCTTGCTTTATACTTTGAttcaatgaatgaaaaaaatcagAATACTGTGAAGCAGATCCAGAGCACTTGTAGCCAAATTATTACATTTTCTCACTTTGTTCCTAGGTTAGTTACATACTTATTTAACTCCTGATTTCTTTTAGCTCATTGCTTGTTGATTCATAGTTTCCTTATTTTGTAATGCACAAATGGTGGCTAGAGGAGGATAGTTGCTTTAACTTAGTTCAAAAGCTTTATCTTGTGAGAGAAATGGTATTAAATTAAGAGGATTTAAAGCGGTATTGAATACGTAAGTCAAATAGGTAGCAACATGTGAAGGCAAGAATGACCACAACAGTGCAAGCATATAGTGTAGATAGAGTGCAATATATTCCATGGTAAAGTGAAGGATGTAAATGTCAGCATAAAAAAATGACTGAAGTATGAAAAGGTGATTAACAATGGTGGAAATTGTGTGAACAAGAGGTTTTCCTATTGTTGGTTCGATAAACACATGAAGTGAGATGTAACTGTTGCTTGTATTATTCTTATGCAGGCAAGAGCTCTGTCCAGAGAAAAGAATGCTGTTCTATCCAAACCTCCCAAAAATCATTGGCTCTGATTGGCTCGAGGATCGTATAAGGTCTATACACGGGGTTGAAAGTAGTTCCTTTGCATGTCATGTGTTCGGCCACACGCATTTTTGCTGGGATGCTGTCGTGGATGGTATCAGGTATTTTATAGTTGCATTTTGCACcagtttaatttttcttattgaaaatcttctattaaattcaagttcTGTGGTTAGGAAGGATATACAGAGATTAAGTTTTGTTTAGTACTATTTACTTCATTCCAGCTTGAACTGGATggtaataaattataatttatatgaaactTAAACACTTTTGTAGATTTTTGGTGAATCTCTTGCTTTTAACTTCTATAAGTTTTAAGATAAATCTTGTTACGGTCAGATTGGCTCACAAAAAGTTTAATGTGAAACTATGCATCCCCATTCTTCTTTTTGTACAAAGTATAGCTTGAaacatgttatttattattttatcattattataatttACATTATAGTGGATATTATGCTCTTTAATAGAAGGCTTTCAGAAACGTGAATAGCAAATATTGATTAGCTTGTGCTTTCGTATATTTAGTTGACACCAATTTCAGGAGAAAGCTGTTATATACATTTGGTTTAATATAActtttagtccttgaacttggcAATTAGGTCCACTTTGGTCCCTAAAGCTAGCACTAGGTCTTTTTTGGTATCTAAActtgaaaaatgtaaaagtttgatTGTCTGACATTCTGAGATTTTGAGATTCAAGTTCAGGGACCAAAATGGTCCTAGTTGCAAAGTTCAtgtacccatgtggacaaaaaaagGGTACAGATATCAATGCAAACCTAGCTGCCAAGTTCAGGGCTTTGATTTGAACATGGTATTTTCTTTTATGTAATTTAACTGAAAAACATAAGtatggaattttttttaagcAGATATGTACAGGCACCATTGGCATGCCCTAGAGAGAGGAAAAGAAGAATGAATGGGGGTGAGACTTGGTTACCATTTCGTATTTATTTGGATGGGGAATTTGGTGCCAAAGTTATGCCTTGCTATTGGTCTGATTATTATGCCATAAATCCAAGAACACCAAGTAACACTGAACTTGCACCTTGGGTTGCTagattttataacttaatttaagCACAAATATAAATATGGCTTTACCCTCTTCTATTTCCTAAGAATTGTCTTGTATTATATACATGTATCTTTCTTAGATAGTGGGGTTCTATTCAATAGTTTGATCCATGTAGGACCATGTTAATACATTGGACTTGTGAACTCAGAAGTATTATCTTAGGTACATTAAGCATATCTCAGATAAGTGATGCCCCCATAAATCGGAGTTTTGTCCGAGATAGTGATCAAGCAATGGCTAGTTGTGCCTGGTTTTGTTGCAATCGGTCCAAATCCGATAGCAGTTTACAGGTTTGCAATGGCTTGGCAAGAACTGAACTACTCAAGGCTCGTTCTCATAATGAGCATATATTGGAAGCGTGGGATGTTTAGTTTCAAATTGGTGACTTAATCCTTTGCCATATTGTACTTGATGTTGCTTGACCTGAACatccacaatttttttttataccaATTTTATTGCTACTCATGTCATAACGCAAGAATTTAAGCACATTTGAGCTCATCTCCTTGTAACAGCAATGGTACCAATTAAATCTCAATTAGTTATTATGCACCGGTGGATGCGCTATTTTTTACTGAAATTGATGTGTATTGATACGGGTTGTCTTAGTGTATCATTTCAAAtgcatcaattttttaaaatttatttaatattatataaaatatttataaataccaaatgaatgatattaaataaattttaaaaataaaatattcatgcaCACAACAAGGTTTTACTATTAAtggtaaaaaatttaaatttttatatattttttaatattatttgtgcACTAGTCATTTCACAAGTGTTTTTGTCAACACGATCAAATTGGGTAGAAGAGGTCAACGTGAATGGTACAGACCTGAAAGCAAATTAATTGCATCGATTTAAGTGCATTGATTTATTATTAGAATAGTGCCTACTAATCAATAagagtgcgtttggttcgctgtattggattagagatgtattggattagaagtgtattggattagaggtgtattggattagaggtgtaatagcaaatcaactgtttggttgaatgtaatggaatagatgcgtaatagtaatcttgtgtttggttgaatggaatagaggtgtaatagcatagtggaaaaaactaaaatgactagaatacccttagcataaatttattttggtaaatgattattgttattgttatttaaattttaataagattattattatcaataatgaatattttaatcatatttaaacataattattattaaacatattttaattaaaatatataatttaataaaattcttaataattaccaaaaatttgttttggtaaattattattgttattgttatttaaattttgataagattattaatatgaataataaataatttaatcatatttaaacataattattattaaatatattatacttaaaatatataatttaataaaattcttaataattaatattcttatatgaatttactcaaatcataatatattatatgatactataaaagataatttgaaataattaatattaaatatattttaattaaaatatatgatttaataaaatttaaaataattataactaataaaatttaataagtaagaattgaactctaaaaaataaaaaaaacataaccaTATCGAATTATCATCAAGAACTCGATTGAATTTACAACAATTCTGAATTAAACGGAAGTACTGCCTCAATATCTCACtttcaactaaaaatataaagCAAGCATTCAATAGAAGAAATTCAAGCCGACACAATATCTCTTTCACCTTGCTCTCAACTCCAATTGGCCTTCCATGAAACCGATTCTTCACTTCAAACAAAATAGCTCACCAATCTAGCAGGAAAACGAATACTGTCCAAAGTTGCCATTGAAAACAACCTCCAACTTCATGTGTCCATTCCACAAGTTAAGGGAAAAAGCAATCTCTGTAACATCCTGTGCCCTGTATGATTTAGGGTGCCATTTTCTCTCAGACCAGTCAACGCGCGTTACTGACCAGTTTGCGATGCCACCGGGGTCAACCAACTGATAAAAGGAACAAGCGTTAGAAGAAGCTAAAGTGAAATGTATGAAAAACATGATGCAGAGTATGATTCTTACATTGAAAAAGGTTGGGAGGTAATGCTCGTCGGCAATGCAGTTTTTGCCATCCGCAAATGGCTGTTATAATCAAGAACGTGAATGACTGAATGTCAGCAACATAAACTTAGGCACAAATTCTATCATTTTGTGCCCTTGTTAAAGCTAGAAATACTATCTTAGTGCTAATGCTAATAGTTAAGCTAGAAAATGACGGAAATAAACATCAATAAGGATAGTTGAGACCAGTCTAACAGACAATAGTAAGGATACGTAATGCTTTCGATAAACAGCAATTGTTAAGAGCTACTTTTGGCATCATGTACCAAAAGAAGTTACACTTAGGCCACCTAAAATTAATTCTTCTTATGTTTCAACATTATAGTCGAAATGGTGAATACAAAGAATAATCATTAAAATTGGAACAAATAAAAGTGAACCAACGCTCTCATCAATGAATGCAAGGCTGCTGTAAATTCGAAACGAGAACAgaatactttaataaaatttaccctGCAGTAATCCCGAAACCTTGAATAGTAAAGACTGTCAGCCATGACTAGCAGAGCATGCTGCCGCCTCATTGTGAACCACTGCATAAAATTCAATGATTTAAACTTGCTACAACAAGACACTGTATAAGTTCATAAGAGACTTTATAATATCAATTAACACATACCTGTGCACCCTTTCTGAAGTCTTTCTCTTCTACTTCAAGTAACATGCGTGTTGAATACCTGCCATTTCCATGAGGTCCAGGATCCACAAAGCTGGCAAACAAAGTGGGTGGGATAAATTTCAAACAAGGGAAATGGTGCAACAAAGTCCATTATGCGTATGTGTATGTGTAATACTCTCAGATTCTACTCACCAGTCAATGAAACTCATATTAGCATGCATTAGATAATTGTAGACGTAATCAAAATTATGCAATGGAATACAACTGCAATGTCACCATCAATACTTCAGATTTGGTAAAAGtacaagtaaatatatatatgtatattttgggAGGGGCGGGGGTGTTAATGACACGAACTATATTTTACCTGTCAGAGAGTAAAACAAAATGTTGGTTATCAGGATCTTTTAGAGCATATGCCAATAATCGTCTCTCTGCATCAACCATAGAAAATGCTCCCCATGTAACCTGCAAATTCAGTGTCAATAAATAGATCAATAGAAAAACTAACCGTACAATAATTGTTGAAGTAGTCATATATCAGATAGCAAAGCTCAACCACAAAATTTGATCTAAGAAACATACCGGAGAACTGTGAATTTCCCGGTTAAGGAAGTAAGGGCTCACATGCACTGGTTTTTCTTTTGATGCATGGATATAAACAGAAAATCTTCCCTCATTACCCTGCCAAGAAAATTGAGCAAACCTTTTTATCAGGATACATGGTTATTATAATTCAAAAACCAAAAATGCAGAAAAAGATATACAAAGTTATTAGAATTCCTTTCTGCAAGAATTCAACAGAAACAATACAGACTGAGCAGACAGTCGATATAACCAAAAGGAATTGATACAGACATCCTGAATCATACAAAGCAGGGAATTGCCTTGTCCTCCACCCTAGCAATTATATCAATTCACAATAAGCCAGATTGATTTCACTAATACCTTCGCCATACACATTAACATATTTGCATTGGCAATCAACAAAGGAAATGTTCTTTACTAAAATGAAATACATATGGCTCTCATTCATATTAGGCAATTCCTGGACACAAAAACTAGTAAAATGACCAACCTGAATTTAAGGATAATAACCATGAGATTTAatggaataaaaaataaagtccATGAAGAATATGAAGACATTAGATCACGGAAGGGAAAAATGAACTAGCAACAACAACCAAAAAAAACTTACACGGAAGAACATATCCCAAAGCTTCTCAAATGGAAATGAACCTGGAGTTAAGAACATGAATGCAATTTTAGGATTTTTGGATTCGACAGGAGGTGTATCCAAAATATCCCTAACCACAACCCGTGAAATAATCTCCTCATCAGTTAATTCCCTTTTAGGAGGAGGAAGCCAATCAGTAAGGACCTTGCAACCTCTAGAAGAAAATACATAACATGCAACATCGCTGTTCGGTGGATAGATGTAAGCACAAACTAGAAAAAGGCTGACAAAAGAAACCATTAAAATAATCCATATTGGCCTCTTCAAAGGAGAGCGATGGCGAGATCCAGGCAAGATCTTAGTATCACCCATGCTACCTAATCGCCACTCCTTAGCTACCTTCATCTAGTATAAACAAAAGAGCTCTATATTCATGTGTTTCTCCTTTGTTTCAGTTTCCTCCTCAAGGTAATCAATCAGTATCCAACAACCAACCCCAGATTCTTCAATGGATCAATGTAATGTGATCTGTAAAAAGAAACCATAggtgaaaaagaaaggaaacgGAGGGAACAAATCGGCAGCAAAGAGGCATAATGGACTGGGAGGAAATCGGCAGAAAACAAAAGCAAAGAAATAAGGAAGGAAATCGGAtgaaggaacagaagagaaacaagGGGATGGGGGAGGGCAAATCAGGGAGGTGATGCTCAATCAGTAGCTAATCTGGGCAAAGATgggggaatagaaatcggtggatttcaCCGATTAAGAAGGTAATGGATTAGATGCGTATTAccaatacatcaaaccaaacgACGTGTTAGAGAAGtattaggtggggcccaccgattaggggtgtattggcttagccaatacaccaaaccaaacaagctgtaagttttttttttaattttgttttagtttaagttttaatatgtatcaaaattttccagattttttaaattaattcgaatgtatttttttattgttttgtactaatataaataaatttaaacctTAAACTAATTTACGTTAAAAGATGTTCATGGGTCTGCTGaagttcaattttaaaatttttataagtccAAATCCATATTTGACTTTTGTAAActcattttactattaaaaataatgaaaattaaattttaaattgaaattttatatatttatataattaaatttaaatttaaaagtgtAAAAATCTTTATTCAAGTCTAATTCAAGCTGGGCTGACTTTTCGACCCGACTCTTGAAAAAGTTTTATTCaagcttaaaaaaaaattaaatctaaaaataatttaaattgtaaacagaaaataattcaaatttcaaattaaaattttaaaaaaattggaatgAACGTAAACTGTAAACTGAAAATaactcaaattaaaaaataacccaaaattggACCCGCCAACTCACATGTTTACCGCCTCTACCTCTCTCCTCCATTTTCTTCCTTTCTCGGTGGACCTAAGTTtttcgttttttattttatttaaa
It encodes the following:
- the LOC107904750 gene encoding glycosyltransferase BC10 isoform X1; this translates as MKVAKEWRLGSMGDTKILPGSRHRSPLKRPIWIILMVSFVSLFLVCAYIYPPNSDVACYVFSSRGCKVLTDWLPPPKRELTDEEIISRVVVRDILDTPPVESKNPKIAFMFLTPGSFPFEKLWDMFFRGNEGRFSVYIHASKEKPVHVSPYFLNREIHSSPVTWGAFSMVDAERRLLAYALKDPDNQHFVLLSDSCIPLHNFDYVYNYLMHANMSFIDCFVDPGPHGNGRYSTRMLLEVEEKDFRKGAQWFTMRRQHALLVMADSLYYSRFRDYCRPFADGKNCIADEHYLPTFFNLVDPGGIANWSVTRVDWSERKWHPKSYRAQDVTEIAFSLNLWNGHMKLEVVFNGNFGQYSFSC
- the LOC107904750 gene encoding glycosyltransferase BC10 isoform X2; this translates as MKVAKEWRLGSMGDTKILPGSRHRSPLKRPIWIILMVSFVSLFLVCAYIYPPNSDVACYVFSSRGCKVLTDWLPPPKRELTDEEIISRVVVRDILDTPPVESKNPKIAFMFLTPGSFPFEKLWDMFFRGNEGRFSVYIHASKEKPVHVSPYFLNREIHSSPVTWGAFSMVDAERRLLAYALKDPDNQHFVLLSDSFVDPGPHGNGRYSTRMLLEVEEKDFRKGAQWFTMRRQHALLVMADSLYYSRFRDYCRPFADGKNCIADEHYLPTFFNLVDPGGIANWSVTRVDWSERKWHPKSYRAQDVTEIAFSLNLWNGHMKLEVVFNGNFGQYSFSC